The following coding sequences lie in one Trichoderma breve strain T069 chromosome 1, whole genome shotgun sequence genomic window:
- a CDS encoding protein kinase domain-containing protein, protein MASFMSSFFPGGSSSISSSSSKDKPPLAGDAAPRPVTPTMNNINSFINPLNTPLGSPSKKTIPPGAHDLPTVFDTAMNLNSPGIETPIRLTRPQSVVAPLSPGKATTTTQPPPQPHVQPLGKQPIEELSAAVQEAVQSATKGRASPGTGRASPGTGRASPGTPRRRQPQDNAPVPRLAAHDQDRQPHHSHAALSRQQAYETKDRPIIAKRFNTVRGLTDEEREILQRPNVRRMVNVTQLYFLDYYFDLLTYVGARQKRLAAFKAEFPEPPETDDETHGLMWSKYTGRERANLRKRRIRLRQGDFQILTQVGQGGYGQVFLAQKKDTREVCALKVMSKKLLFKLDEVRHVLTERDILTTAQSDWLVRLLYSFQDDKNIYLAMEYVPGGDFRTLLNNTGVLSNRHARFYIAEMFCSVDALHKLGYIHRDLKPENFLVDSTGHVKLTDFGLAAGVLAPSKIESMRLKLERASETPVPFGKPIGQRTVAERREGYRTMRESDVNYAKSIVGSPDYMAPEVLRGEEYDYTVDYWSLGCMLFEALTGFPPFAGATPDETWRNLKHWKEVLKRPVWEDPNYFLSNRTWSFITTCINSRAKRFSNIKDIYEHQYFSEVDWDTLRQTRAPFVPELDSETDAGYFDDFGNDADMAKYKEVHDKQAALENMAEREEEMSKSLFVGFTFRHRKPATEDGVPRKRIPTDESFGTMF, encoded by the exons atggCCAGCTTCATGTCGAGTTTCTTCcccggcggcagcagcagcatcagcagcagcagcagcaaggacAAGCCGCCGCTGGCTGGTGACGCCGCGCCTCGCCCCGTCACCCCAACCATgaacaacatcaacagcttcatcaacccTCTCAACACGCCGCTGGGAAGCCCCAGCAAGAAGACGATCCCGCCTGGCGCTCACGACCTCCCCACAGTTTTCGACACCGCTATGAACCTGAATTCCCCCGGCATCGAAACTCCCATCAGGCTGACGCGCCCGCAAAGCGTAGTCGCTCCGCTTTCGCCTGGCaaggccaccaccaccacccagCCTCCCCCTCAGCCTCACGTACAGCCCCTGGGCAAGCAGCCTATCGAGGAGCTCAGCGCTGCGGTCCAGGAAGCCGTACAAAGCGCAACAAAGGGCAGAGCATCACCGGGCACTGGTAGAGCGTCTCCTGGCACCGGTAGAGCATCGCCTGGCACTCCCCGGCGGCGACAGCCTCAGGACAATGCGCCCGTGCCCCGTCTCGCCGCTCACGACCAGGACCGCCAACCCCACCACAGCCATGCGGCGCTCTCTCGCCAGCAGGCCTACGAGACAAAGGATCGTCCCATCATCGCGAAGAGATTTAACACCGTTCGCGGTTTGACGGATGAGGAGCGTGAGATTCTCCAGAGACCCAATGTTCGCCGAATGGTCAATGTAACGCAGCTAT ATTTCCTCGATTATTACTTTGACCTTCTCACATATGTCGGCGCGAGACAAAAGAGGCTGGCTGCCTTCAAGGCCGAGTTCCCGGAACCCCCCGAGACGGACGACGAAACTCACGGACTTATGTGGTCCAAGTATACTGGCCGAGAGCGTGCCAACCTTCGAAAGCGTCGGATCCGACTAAGACAGGGCGACTTCCAGATCCTCACTCAGGTTGGCCAGGGCGGCTACGGCCAAGTGTTCCTGGCACAGAAAAAGGACACGCGGGAAGTGTGCGCCCTCAAGGTCATgagcaagaagctgcttTTCAAGCTGGACGAAGTTCGACACGTTCTCACAGAACGCGATATTCTGACCACAGCCCAGAGCGATTGGCTTGTTCGGCTCCTGTATTCGTTTCAGGATGACAAAAACATATACCTTGCCATGGAGTACGTGCCTGGTGGCGATTTCCGCACCCTTCTCAACAACACTGGGGTGCTGTCTAACCGACATGCCCGCTTCTACATCGCCGAAATGTTCTGCTCTGTCGATGCCCTCCATAAGCTCGGCTACATCCATCGAGATCTAAAGCCAGAGAATTTCCTCGTCGACTCCACTGGTCACGTCAAGCTTACCGACTTTGGTCTCGCTGCCGGCGTTCTAGCTCCATCAAAGATTGAATCTATGCGACTCAAGTTGGAACGGGCCTCGGAGACTCCTGTACCGTTTGGCAAGCCAATTGGGCAGCGAACCGTGGCCGAGCGTCGAGAGGGCTATCGAACCATGCGCGAGAGCGATGTCAATTACGCAAAGTCTATTGTCGGCTCGCCCGACTACATGGCACCAGAAGTCCTCAGAGGGGAAGAGTATGATTACACTGTAGATTACTGGAGTTTGGGCTGCATGCTGTTTGAGGCACTCACTGGCTTTCCGCCATTCGCTGGCGCTACTCCCGACGAGACATGGCGGAATCTGAAGCACTGGAAAGAGGTTCTCAAGAGGCCTGTCTGGGAAGATCCCAACTACTTTTTGAGCAACCGGACTTGGAGTTTCATAACAAC ATGCATCAATTCACGGGCCAAACGTTTTTCCAATATTAAGGATATCTACGAACATCAGTACTTTTCCGAAGTCGATTGGGACACGCTGCGGCAGACACGGGCACCGTTTGTTCCAGAGCTGGACTCGGAGACAGACGCCGGCTACTTTGACGATTTCGGCAACGACGCCGACATGGCCAAGTATAAGGAGGTACACGACAAACAGGCCGCGCTGGAGAACATGGCCGAGCGTGAGGAAGAGATGAGCAAGAGCCTCTTTGTCGGCTTCACGTTCCGGCACCGCAAGCCGGCCACGGAAGACGGCGTCCCCCGGAAGCGCATCCCGACGGACGAGTCGTTTGGGACCATGTTTTAG
- a CDS encoding GATA zinc finger domain-containing protein, translating into MHPTVTEHDYRFPRRPDPHRSTDRIFARMDSQDGHVALTNGNAAAAAAMTSGQPASSSKNNILNAALFDGFQKVEASSSDQDNDFEKMQSEDPLAAQIWKFFTKTKQQLPNQQRMENLTWRMMALNLRRRQQQQQQQQQQQQKTHNRSLSQPTQPQNTPSGIAQQLRKTSDIHAQGMDAMNIDDFIFAEEGGASINDTSPQPPASSLSGPQTAAIKTSKSSKPLASAIPIKGRKGSTNQFVAQSVPVPPPHQRGHNDEFHYVPRHDRKTSIDDRRTRKRPANFSPHVSAINTSSSGLNLDLEADSELNGYSLDNSNAMPMQHQMANNQSSAFNLDAFMDNDLGSSHHFQSNFSFSPSTSPMMQNGPFQSMYGNAGLQSSLNNPDFYSPTGSGYPSATSTPMPDSEGVYFGSQDMQHHHQHHRAQGFRQSSSNINHHMNHPFLYDAARGSSANPNSNGAVFPATTSSSEAVPAFSTGPSSFAHIDPSQVFQTDSQVASPVLPMQQGNMLGFGGESDEDDGNAFLDRGGVGLHGDFTSAVDEAGSFGWDASLPGQFSTQAARFPGGPTRKQVQIGGITTDYVDTSGDWDGNNLSRSHSQSLGMGNDKRQNRLPRNSSTPSHMATKHSGFEQIAQSLPSSPGGHAPGTASGFSSVAPSRPTSPPPSSKHGSSTNLHAVSGNPGESSTPTTCTNCFTQTTPLWRRNPEGQPLCNACGLFLKLHGVVRPLSLKTDVIKKRNRGSGANLPVGGSRKKNGTGSNAASRKNSTLSMSAAAAAAAAAAAPVTNSQVVTTPPSATRPSSNRDGDSPSSSGQHTAGSTPGSQYGGATIVGGKGVVPIAAAPMKTTPGPGAGASSSASRPATAPSKRQRRNSRSEEPVGRQLGTTPSMPSISSAMMSNNNFAMGQRSMMGSSMVSLGGAQSNLVNSAGGSSGPQEWEWLTMSL; encoded by the exons ATGCACCCGACCGTCACAGAACACGATTACCGCTTTCCGCGAAGACCCGATCCCCATCGAAGTACCGACCGCATTTTCGCCCGCATGGATTCGCAAGACGGCCATGTCGCACTCACCAACggcaatgccgccgccgccgctgctatGACGAGCGGGCAgccagcctcgtcgtcaaaaAACAACATCCTCAACGCCGCCCTGTTTGACGGGTTCCAAAAGGTGGAGGCGAGCTCGTCCGACCAGGATAACGACttcgagaagatgcagagcgaAGATCCGCTAGCCGCCCAGATCTGGAAGTTCTTCACCAAgaccaagcagcagctgccgaACCAGCAGCGAATGGAGAACTTGACGTGGCGCATGATGGCTCTGAACCTGCGCAGGcgtcagcagcagcagcagcagcagcagcagcagcagcagaagacgcACAACAg ATCTCTCTCCCAGCCGACTCAACCACAAAACACTCCCAGCGGCAttgcccagcagctgcgAAAGACGTCCGACATCCATGCTCAGGGCATGGATGCCATGAACATTGAcgacttcatcttcgccgaAGAGGGAGGAGCTTCCATCAACGACACCTCACCGCAGCCTCCTGCATCGTCTCTCTCCGGTCCCCAgaccgccgccatcaagacCAGCAAATCATCCAAGCCGCTGGCTTCGGCAATCCCCATCAAGGGCCGCAAGGGTTCTACCAATCAGTTCGTAGCGCAGTCCGTCCCTGTGCCGCCACCTCACCAGCGGGGGCACAATGATGAATTTCATTACGTCCCTCGACATGACAGGAAGACGAGTATAGACGACCGCAGG ACGAGGAAACGGCCTGCCAACTTCTCTCCACATGTGAGTGCCATCAACACTAGCTCATCAGGCCTAAACCTCGACTTGGAGGCCGACTCTGAGCTCAATGGATACTCTCTCGACAACTCCAACGCAATGCCCATGCAGCACCAAATGGCCAACAACCAAAGCTCGGCCTTTAATTTGGATGCCTTTATGGACAATGACCTTGGTTCCAGCCATCACTTCCAATCCaacttctccttctccccttcTACGTCTCCCATGATGCAGAATGGTCCCTTTCAATCCATGTACGGCAACGCTGGGTTACAATCTTCCCTTAACAACCCCGATTTTTACTCTCCAACCGGCTCGGGCTATCCGTCGGCAACCTCTACTCCCATGCCCGACAGTGAAGGCGTCTACTTTGGCTCCCAGGATAtgcagcaccaccaccagcaccaccgtGCGCAGGGTTTCCGACAGAGCTCTTCCAACATCAACCATCACATGAACCACCCGTTCTTGTATGATGCCGCGCGTGGCAGCAGTGCCAACCCCAACAGCAACGGCGCCGTCTTCCCCGCCACAACTTCAAGCTCAGAAGCAGTGCCAGCGTTCAGTACCGGCCCAAGCTCATTTGCGCACATCGACCCAAGCCAAGTTTTCCAGACAGATTCGCAGGTCGCATCTCCTGTTCTGCCAATGCAGCAAGGAAACATGCTTGGCTTCGGAGGCGAgtctgatgaagatgatggcaatgccTTTTTGGACCGCGGCGGCGTTGGCCTCCACGGCGACTTCACATCTgccgtcgacgaggccggGTCTTTTGGCTGGGATGCCTCGCTCCCAGGCCAGTTCAGCACGCAAGCTGCTCGCTTTCCCGGCGGCCCGACTCGCAAGCAAGTTCAGATCGGCGGCATTACGACTGATTACGTCGACACCAGTGGTGACTGGGACGGCAACAACCTGAGCCGATCACACTCGCAGTCGCTTGGTATGGGCAACGACAAGCGACAGAATAGACTCCCTCGCAACTCGTCAACTCCCTCGCACATGGCGACCAAGCACAGCGGCTTCGAGCAGATTGCCCAGTCGCTCCCCAGCTCTCCGGGTGGCCATGCTCCGGGAACCGCTTCGGGCTTCTCGTCAGTTGCGCCAAGCAGGCCAACTTCACCGCCCCCAAGCTCCAAGCATGGCTCCTCGACCAATCTGCATGCGGTTAGTGGTAACCCCGGCGAGAGCAGCACTCCCACCACTTGCACCAACTGCTTCACCCAGACGACTCCGCTGTGGAGACGAAATCCCGAGGGTCAGCCTCTCTGCAATGCCTGTGGCCTCTTCCTAAAGCTCCACGGTGTCGTGCGTCCTCTGAGCTTGAAGACAGACGTCATCAAGAAGCGAAACAGAGGGTCTGGCGCCAATCTTCCCGTCGGAGGATCGCGGAAAAAGAATGGCACTGGCTCCAATGCCGCCTCGAGAAAGAACTCTACGCTGTCCATgtctgccgctgccgctgccgctgccgccgccgctgctcctGTGACAAATAGCCAAGTTGTGACAACGCCGCCATCGGCAACTCGacccagcagcaacagggaTGGTGACAGCCCCAGTAGCAGCGGACAGCACACCGCAGGCAGCACGCCGGGTAGCCAATATGGAGGGGCCACCATAGTGGGTGGTAAAGGTGTTGTGCCAATCGCTGCTGCGCCGATGAAAACAACGCCAGgacctggagctggagcttcaTCGTCCGCATCTCGGCCGGCCACGGCGCCGTCCAAGAGGCAGCGCAGGAACAGCAGGAGCGAGG AACCCGTTGGGCGACAACTCGGCACGACCCCCAGCATgccttccatctccagcgcCATGATGTCGAATAATAACTTCGCCATGGGCCAACGCTCCATGATGGGATCAAGCATGGTGTCTTTGGGCGGTGCCCAATCCAACCTGGTCAACAGCGCCGGCGGCTCATCAGGCCCTCAGGAATGGGAGTGGCTGACTATGAGTCTTTAA
- a CDS encoding GDSL-like lipase/Acylhydrolase family domain-containing protein, which translates to MRGFWRIVVATLHLVTAVDGAVARYLEHQVPGPQVGKDVSRPPAIPLRLTNTALGKPIKPGTELRILAVGDSITYGFLSDQNGGDGNGYRLRVRQYLSKDKVVYAGTETSPTGNMTDGYFAAWNGKTIQYIAGHVGPSLEQRPNIILLHAGTNDMNPNSAISTEGHDPVAASERLGSLIDKMTAACPDAVILVAMIIGTCNAEQSLQTKVFQSLVPKVVAPRVQAGKHVLAVDFSTFGLGNLRDCIHPTNQGYHMVGYYWYDFIAQIPQDWITAPVGKDPKREESSSWRLRANASLLGVLGLSFVFMYA; encoded by the exons ATGAGAGGCTTTTGGAGGATTGTAGTAGCGACGCTACATCTGGTAACGGCGGTTGATGGGGCTGTTGCACGATATCTTGAACACCAGGTTCCAGGTCCCCAGGTCGGCAAAGACGTTTCGAGGCCGCCGGCAATCCCCTTGCGATTGACAAACACGGCGCTGGGGAAACCAATCAAACCCGGCACGGAACTCCGTATACTTGCCGTGGGAGATTCGATAACCTACGGGTTTCTGAGTGACCAAaacggcggcgatggaaATGGATACAGGCTCCGGGTTCGGCAGTACCTTTCAA AAGACAAGGTTGTGTACGCAGGAACAGAAACATCACCAACCGGTAACATGACGGATGGCTATTTT GCTGCTTGGAACGGCAAGACAATCCAGTATATCGCAGGTCATGTTGGTCCATCGCTCGAGCAGCGCCCAAACATCATCCTACTCCATGCCGGGACAAACGACATGAATCCCAACAGCGCTATTTCCACAGAAGGCCACGATCCAGTAGCCGCGTCTGAGCGGCTCGGGAGTCTGATTGACAAGATGACTGCGGCATGTCCCGACGCAGTTATCCTCGTCGCCATGATCATCGGAACCTGCAACGCCGAACAATCTCTGCAGACTAAGGTTTTTCAGTCGTTGGTTCCCAAAGTGGTGGCGCCCAGGGTCCAGGCCGGCAAACATGTCTTGGCGGTCGACTTTTCGACGTTTGGGCTCGGCAACCTGAGGGACTGCATACACCCGACCAATCAAGGATATCATATGGTCGGGTACTATTGGTATGACTTTATTGCACAAATCCCGCAGGATTGGATAACGGCGCCAGTAGGGAAGGATCccaagagagaggagagttCGTCTTGGCGATTGCGAGCGAATGCATCTCTCCTAGGAGTTTTGGGTCTGTCATTTGTGTTTATGTATGCCTAA
- a CDS encoding WW domain binding protein 11 domain-containing protein, whose translation MPKEKNYNPVQAQRKADKAREVRKGKAEAQGRRNEKLARKNPDRIQKQIDDLKAVTAGGGKLTRHEEQVLEGLEKELLSVRKARDTLGDKAPSFGRGWRRDDDGSRSGALGKRRRGDDDGSSSDDDVADDVRSIPMPRDTPPPIPKAEMDKWYAKRRAKRNAENAARRRDAGDNEAQDGEDNDRSKGRNRGQRNEAPVVESRTVYEAKPVVRDLRKEAVAAFVPTSVQMKMSKGKGQGGLMEPEEADRLEKEGYLKVASGGGQDDVEGEDQAEAEAVAAHSRHVVMEEVEDEDA comes from the exons AtgccaaaagagaaaaactACAACCCGGTGCAAGCCCAGCGCAAGGCTGACAAGGCTCGCGAAGTCAGAAAAG GAAAGGCCGAAGCGCAAGGCCGACGGAATGAAAAGCTCGCGCGCAAGAATCCTGACCGAATCCAGAAGCAAATCGACGACCTCAAGGCTGTGACCGCGGGCGGCGGCAAGCTGACGCGTCATGAAGAGCAGGTGCTCGAGGGCCTGGAGAAGGAGCTCTTGTCAGTGCGCAAGGCCAGAGACACGTTGGGCGACAAGGCGCCGAGTTTTGGGCGCGGTTGGAGGAGAGACGACGATGGTTCAAGGTCTGGGGCGCTGGGGAAGCGGCGGcgcggcgacgacgacggttCGAgtagcgatgacgatgttgcGGACGACGTGAGGAGCATTCCCATGCCGAGAGacacgccgccgccgataCCAAAGGCCGAGATGGATAAGTGGTATGCGAAGCGGAGGGCGAAGCGCAATGCCGAGAATGCAGCACGACGACGCGACGCGGGCGACAACGAAGCTCAAGACGGCGAGGACAACGACAGAAGCAAAGGCAGGAACAGAGGACAGAGGAATGAGGCGCCGGTGGTGGAGTCGAGGACCGTCTACGAGGCAAAGCCGGTGGTGCGAGATCTGCGCAAGGAAGCCGTGGCGGCGTTTGTGCCCACGTCggtgcagatgaagatgagcaagggcaagggacAGGGCGGGCTGATGGAGCCTGAAGAGGCTGATCgactggagaaggagggaTACCTGAAGGTGGCTTCAGGTGGTGGTCAAGATGATGTGGAAGGGGAAGAtcaagccgaagccgaagccgtaGCGGCGCACTCTCGGCATGTCGTGAtggaagaggtggaagacgaggatgcaTAA